From the Gavia stellata isolate bGavSte3 chromosome 22, bGavSte3.hap2, whole genome shotgun sequence genome, one window contains:
- the MFSD6L gene encoding major facilitator superfamily domain-containing protein 6-like, which yields MSEQWDVGRALALSGLFRLLQSAGRACAAPFLTLYLRHLGLPAALVGVVAGARHLAAALWAPLCSRCPNGRRKRRLLVASSLLGSAGASLLLTLIPPADGDAGYKYCNASQHYTPPGDRGATTVPGPGTSGYGVSSMSAVTNTKAVSKEMMKTTAGVLIVSRKPTLTSSAFQGLFGQTDTLEKKGRGVGEGDTKTNGYLDGPSGWTTSVKAVSWETQEPEMLASYRPPLRGLEKEMSSLGSAAIDLADNAEESLYATESNELSLFKTTRLTVGDTYVSGNLSDHQKDISLEALQNIFQDREHQIFLMVLCAVVLWELLATSLEWTVDESLYEYLDFVDATDRYGKLWIWSYLGASVGACSIAVLVDQLNCFLSSTITRLAVHFYGYAFLIMLSLLVSVFFPVHVPKRTDRVNKTAKALALLWSDSRAILYAITVFLTGAAGSAVHNFLFWQMQDQGSSELYMGLSVAVGLLAEILLYFFKGKLLRTFSSSKIAAVSLSLLAVQLLCYSFLWTAWSVLLIQILSAFSSGALWWVVNMTVDDIATPGMERSLHVVLQGLCYGGGASLGSFAGGFVVKHFGLAVLYRACCVSLVLWLFLFLIVQSKLPRQKKINYSRLLAADSSDMSDSDEDNERDWLVKAMKDESFNRNWSQQHGIN from the coding sequence ATGAGCGAGCAGTGGGACGTCGGCCGAGCCCTGGCCCTCTCCGGCCTCTTCCGCCTCCTGCAGAGCGCGGGCAGGGCCTGCGCGGCCCCGTTCCTGACGCTGTACCTCCGGCACCTGGGGCTGCCGGCCGCGCTGGTGGGCGTCGTGGCCGGAGCCAGGCACCTGGCAGCAGCTCTCTGGGCTCCCCTCTGCTCCCGCTGCCCCAACGGCCGCAGGAAGCGGCGCCTTCTGGTTGCCAGCTCCTTGCTGGGCTCGGCGGGGGCCAGCCTGCTGCTCACCCTCATCCCACCCGCCGACGGGGATGCGGGGTACAAGTACTGTAATGCCAGCCAGCATTACACCCCCCCGGGTGACCGAGGGGCCACCACAGTGCCTGGTCCGGGCACGAGCGGCTATGGTGTTTCAAGCATGAGTGCCGTTACAAACACAAAAGCTGTGTCAAAAGAAATGATGAAAACCACTGCTGGTGTTTTGATAGTGAGCAGAAAGCCAACACTAACCAGTTCAGCCTTCCAGGGATTATTTGGCCAGACAGATACACTtgagaaaaaaggcagaggtgTTGGTGAAGGTGATACAAAGACGAATGGCTACCTGGATGGTCCCTCTGGCTGGACAACTTCTGTGAAAGCAGTTAGCTGGGAGACACAAGAACCAGAAATGCTGGCTTCCTACAGACCTCCCTTACGTGGACTCGAGAAGGAAATGAGCAGTCTGGGTTCTGCTGCAATAGATCTTGCTGATAATGCTGAAGAAAGCCTTTATGCTACTGAAAGTAATGAGCtctctttgtttaaaacaaCTCGTCTTACTGTTGGAGATACTTACGTGTCTGGAAACCTTTCAGACCACCAGAAAGACATCAGCTTGGAGGCACTGCAAAACATCTTTCAGGACAGAGAGCATCAGATTTTTCTTATGGTACTATGTGCTGTCGTGCTTTGGGAGCTGTTGGCTACTTCTCTTGAATGGACAGTGGATGAGAGCCTCTATGAATATCTTGACTTTGTTGATGCGACTGACAGGTATGGTAAGCTGTGGATTTGGAGTTACCTGGGTGCATCTGTAGGCGCCTGCAGCATTGCCGTATTGGTGGATCAACTGAATTGCTTCCTCAGCAGTACAATCACCCGCCTCGCCGTCCATTTCTATGGCTATGCTTTCCTGATAATGCTCTCCTTGCTTGTCAGTGTCTTTTTTCCCGTCCACGTTCCCAAGAGAACCGACCGTGTTAACAAAACTGCCAAAGCCCTGGCCCTTCTGTGGAGCGACAGCCGAGCGATCCTTTACGCCATCACCGTCTTCCTCACCGGCGCGGCTGGGTCTGCGGTGCACAACTTTCTCTTCTGGCAGATGCAGGATCAAGGCAGCAGTGAGCTGTACATGGGGCTCTCTGTGGCCGTTGGGCTACTTGctgaaattttgctttatttcttcaaagGGAAGTTGCTGAGGACTTTCTCGAGCAGCAAAATTGCTGCAGTCAGTCTAAGCCTCCTGGCAGTACAGCTTCTGTGCTACTCCTTCTTGTGGACTGCGTGGTCAGTTCTCCTTATCCAGATTTTATCTGCCTTCAGTAGCGGTGCTTTGTGGTGGGTGGTTAACATGACGGTGGATGACATAGCCACTCCAGGCATGGAGAGGTCCCTGCACGTTGTTCTCCAGGGCCTCTGCTACGGTGGAGGAGCAAGCTTGGGCAGTTTTGCAGGGGGATTTGTCGTGAAGCACTTTGGCCTGGCAGTTCTGTACAGGGCGTGCTGCGTGTCCCTGGTGCTATGGCTCTTCTTGTTCTTAATTGTCCAATCTAAATTGCCGcggcagaaaaaaattaattattctcGTCTCCTGGCTGCCGATTCCAGTGATATGAGTGACTCTGATGAGGATAACGAGAGGGACTGGCTGGTAAAAGCTATGAAGGATGAAAGCTTTAATAGGAATTGGTCACAACAGCATGGGATCAACTAA